From the genome of Glycine max cultivar Williams 82 chromosome 2, Glycine_max_v4.0, whole genome shotgun sequence, one region includes:
- the LBD6 gene encoding LOB domain-containing protein 20 has product MAESQGGSGGDDGASGSRRRGSTSRRAMAAQTQDEAMVESSPTTPCGACKFLRRRCVEGCIFAPHFGTDQGAAKFAAVHKVFGASNVSKLLSNIPVNRRNEASTTISYEAQARLSDPVYGCVSTILALQQQVATLQAELAMLQTQLMNSRFAYASALQTTQLQQPNMNTGALQPAYSNNSCASTNLLNLSTFNNNPSFVLEMDTAPSSSLEPLQLTRLSQCKEEDEEENKTQKAFNHR; this is encoded by the exons ATGGCCGAGTCACAAGGTGGTAGTGGCGGTGACGACGGCGCTTCTGGAAGCAGGCGTAGAGGCTCTACTTCCAGGCGTGCCATGGCAGCACAAACACAAGATGAAGCAATGGTGGAATCTTCACCCACAACACCATGTGGGGCTTGCAAGTTCTTGAGGAGGAGGTGCGTTGAGGGGTGCATCTTTGCACCCCACTTTGGTACTGACCAGGGTGCAGCCAAGTTTGCAGCTGTGCACAAGGTGTTTGGTGCTAGCAATGTGTCAAAGCTCTTGTCCAACATTCCGGTGAACCGCCGCAATGAAGCATCGACAACAATATCATATGAGGCGCAGGCAAGGTTGTCTGATCCAGTTTATGGTTGTGTCTCCACCATCCTTGCTCTGCAACAGcag GTGGCAACTTTGCAAGCAGAGCTAGCTATGTTGCAAACTCAGCTCATGAATAGTAGGTTTGCCTATGCAAGTGCACTTCAGACCACACAACTACAACAACCAAATATGAATACAGGAGCATTGCAACCAGCATATTCCAACAATTCATGTGCTTCCACCAACCTTCTAAACTTGAGCACCTTCAACAATAACCCTAGCTTTGTCCTTGAAATGGACACAGCACCCTCCTCAAGTTTGGAGCCTCTTCAACTCACGAGGTTGTCCCAATGTaaggaagaggatgaagaagaaaacaagacTCAGAAAGCCTTTAACCACCGTTAA